The following nucleotide sequence is from Pseudochaenichthys georgianus chromosome 17, fPseGeo1.2, whole genome shotgun sequence.
TTTAGCCAACAAGCTAAGCTAGCGAGTAGCAAGCTCTCTTGTTAGTCATGTATTTAGTTATCTAATTTTGTTGTTTAACAACATCTCTTTCACTCAGATGTTGTGATTTTTAACAACCGTATCGGACTGCTCATCTTTAACTTCCTTAATGTAACTAATACAATAAGAAATAAGAGTTACTGAAGATGAGAACTAGCCAACATTTTGTCGCTGTGTCACTCTGACAGTAGTTTCAGTTTCATTGTGATAATGATAAACTAAGGGTATTTCACCGTTTAGACAAATATTATGTTATGTTTACCTGGTCCGTTAAATAATATTTTGCTACTCCAATTGCGTAACGTTAAACAATACAATGTAAGTCAGTTTTGTGTCTGCTTGCTAATTCCCATGTATATGCACTTGGCGGCCTCCTAGTTGCACTAAATTAAACGGAAGGTCTGTTAACTAAGTCTAACTTTAGTCTTTAATACACTGAGTTGCCTATTAATCGTTTAGAGATAACTTGTGCAGTTATTTGTGTAACTGTATAGCTTCTCTAGGAAGTTCTGGAAGAATCAATGTATTGTCTAATACGTCTATTGAATCCTGCTTTATTCACGGTTTACCCTTTAACCCCCAGAAGTGTAGCTTGCAGCTTAATAGTGTGATATGAATCTCCATAATGGAAAGACGATTTTGTTGAAAAGGCTCGATATAATACTTGGGCCTCAGTGTAATAATTGTGTGGGATTGGAATCTAAACTATTAAATACCCTTTTTTTAACTCTAAGTCTGAAAGTGGTCACTGTGGTCAAAGAAGGCATCGTGAAGACTGGTTATTTGTTTGactgtttgatttatttttccgCAGGTGGGAATCAGAGGTAAAGACATTGTTGTCCTTGGTGTCGAGAAGAAATCTGTGGCAAAGCTGCAGGAAGAAAGGACTGTCCGTAAGATATGTGCCCTGGACGAGCATGTCTGCATGGCTTTTGCAGGTAACTGAAACAACAAAACCTTGAAAATATTCAAAACAGAATATTCCTTTCTTATTTAACATGGCACAGTGGACTAATATACGTTATAATTTCCACTACGTTATTACAGATGTATATACCAGATATTAGGTTTTTGTCTCTGTTCTATTTTACCTGTATTTTGTACATACAACTAACCTCTTTTAATTTCTTAAAGGTCTGACAGCAGATGCCCGTATCGTGATAAACAGAGCTCGGGTTGAGTGCCAGAGCCACAGGCTAACTGTAGAGGACCCAGTCACAGTGGAATACATCACACGCTACATCGCCACACTGAAACAGGTACCTTACcatctttatttattgtttactaAAAGACAATAGTCAGTGGGCGTGATCATAAAATAGCTACAGTTTCAGTTTGTGTGCTCTAAGAATAGTTCAGAAAACTGAAACCATACGCTATTTGATTGTTATAAAGGTGTGTAAGAATGACCATCACATCTGTCTTTACATCGGTCATATCTGTAGCGCTACACTCAAAGCAATGGGCGCAGGCCATTTGGGATCTCTGCGTTAATTGTTGGCTTTGACGACGATGGAACCCCCAGGCTGTACCAGACGGATCCTTCAGGAACCTACCATGCCTGGAAGGTCAGTGAACTTGCTCTTCATTTTGATTTGGGTTAGACTTGTACAACAAGTCAAGTACACGGTTTATATGAAATtcattttaaatctgttttttaCTTGAAAAAAACAGGCAAATGCCATCGGTCGTAGTGCAAAAACTGTAAGAGAGTTCCTGGAGAAGAATTACACAGATGAAGCCATTGCTGGGGACAATGAAACAATCAAGCTGACTATCAAAGCCTTGCTCGAGGTAAAGTTAAAAATTAGTACTGACCTATATTTGAATTAACTCACTTTATCTTCGCCAGGGTAATCCTATTGTAAAGCATTCTAGTAATATTTCCATTTAAATATGCTGTATGTAGCTAATGACACCTTTCTTTTAAAGGTGTTTTAAGATGTGAGCATGTTACAAATGATAAGATAATTTCCATAGTATTTTTATATACCACTTCAGTAATTTAATACTGTCCTGTCTTTGTCAGAGTATTACCTTCTGCCAGAATCTAATCCTCCATTCCATAAAACCGCCTTTTTTGCGCATTGTTAAAtgtgtacattttatttttccatgATAAGTGTTATTcaaatatttgttatttttaaagCTAAATTAAACGCTTACCGAGACAGTCACAATAGTTTAGCAGTGTCTTTTGTGTTTAACCGTAATATTAACTTGAGTCCAATGCTACAGGAGTTAATGTCTGAGATTTATTTAGATATTTAATTCAACGTATGTTCGTTACAGGTTGTCCAGTCAGGAGGGAAAAATATTGAACTTGCTATTATCAGACGAAACAAGCCACTCAAGGTGAGCCACCCGCAAAGGAtgattgtattttgtatttttataaatcttttatttatttatttgctaATAATGGCTTTTTCTTATACATTTGCAGATTTTGGAAGCCAAGGAAATTGAGAGCCTGGTGGCTGAGATTGAGAAGGAAAAAGAGGAAGAGgcagagaagaagaagcagaaagGCAAATCCACTTGAAGCAATCAACTGAGACCTTCTCTTTATTGCACTTGAATGACAATAGAATATTTGGGTTGCAGATATTAGTAAGTTTTAGAGGGTTTACTTCTCTCACTAATTTCATTGTGCAGAGCTAAATCATAACT
It contains:
- the psma8 gene encoding proteasome subunit alpha-type 8, which gives rise to MAARYDRAITVFSPDGHLFQVEYAQEAVKKGSTAVGIRGKDIVVLGVEKKSVAKLQEERTVRKICALDEHVCMAFAGLTADARIVINRARVECQSHRLTVEDPVTVEYITRYIATLKQRYTQSNGRRPFGISALIVGFDDDGTPRLYQTDPSGTYHAWKANAIGRSAKTVREFLEKNYTDEAIAGDNETIKLTIKALLEVVQSGGKNIELAIIRRNKPLKILEAKEIESLVAEIEKEKEEEAEKKKQKGKST